A genome region from Paramormyrops kingsleyae isolate MSU_618 unplaced genomic scaffold, PKINGS_0.4 ups209, whole genome shotgun sequence includes the following:
- the LOC140587397 gene encoding insulin-like growth factor-binding protein 2-A isoform X1 translates to MEGAQTEVPTIKRPPKDSPWGGAKKAAMWLHRQEMKSKMKLSKVDDGKSPCLKPAGQTQCQQELDQALERISKMPFSETRGPLEDLYAVHIPNCDKKGQYNMKQCKMSVAGQRGECWCVNPYTGRQIPDSPMVRGNPNCSQYLGGLEIEPPTPLRK, encoded by the exons ATGGAGGGGGCTCAGACGGAGGTACCTACCATAAAGAGGCCACCCAAGGACAGTCCATGGGGGGGGGCCAAGAAGGCTGCGATGTGGCTGCACAGGCAGGAAATGAAGAGCAAAATGAAACTGAGCAAGGTGGATGATGGCAAATCACCTTGCCTGAAGCCAG CCGGGCAGACCCAGTGTCAGCAGGAATTGGACCAGGCTCTGGAACGGATCTCCAAGATGCCCTTCAGTGAGACCCGAGGGCCTCTGGAGGACCTCTATGCAGTGCACATCCCAAACTGTGACAAAAAGGGGCAGTACAACATGAAGCAG TGTAAGATGTCAGTAGCTGGACAGAGAGGCGAGTGCTGGTGTGTGAACCCCTACACGGGTCGGCAGATCCCGGATTCCCCTATGGTGAGGGGCAACCCCAACTGCAGCCAGTACCTTGGTGGTCTGGAAATAGAGCCACCGACACCCCTGAGAAAATAG
- the LOC140587397 gene encoding insulin-like growth factor-binding protein 2-A isoform X2 codes for MEGAQTEVPTIKRPPKDSPWGGAKKAAMWLHRQEMKSKMKLSKVDDGKSPCLKPTQCQQELDQALERISKMPFSETRGPLEDLYAVHIPNCDKKGQYNMKQCKMSVAGQRGECWCVNPYTGRQIPDSPMVRGNPNCSQYLGGLEIEPPTPLRK; via the exons ATGGAGGGGGCTCAGACGGAGGTACCTACCATAAAGAGGCCACCCAAGGACAGTCCATGGGGGGGGGCCAAGAAGGCTGCGATGTGGCTGCACAGGCAGGAAATGAAGAGCAAAATGAAACTGAGCAAGGTGGATGATGGCAAATCACCTTGCCTGAAGCCA ACCCAGTGTCAGCAGGAATTGGACCAGGCTCTGGAACGGATCTCCAAGATGCCCTTCAGTGAGACCCGAGGGCCTCTGGAGGACCTCTATGCAGTGCACATCCCAAACTGTGACAAAAAGGGGCAGTACAACATGAAGCAG TGTAAGATGTCAGTAGCTGGACAGAGAGGCGAGTGCTGGTGTGTGAACCCCTACACGGGTCGGCAGATCCCGGATTCCCCTATGGTGAGGGGCAACCCCAACTGCAGCCAGTACCTTGGTGGTCTGGAAATAGAGCCACCGACACCCCTGAGAAAATAG